The Novipirellula aureliae DNA window GACCGATACCTCATCACTGGCGACCAAAACCCAGGTGTTATTTTTGGGATCCTCAAACGGCATTCCCTGTTTCGCTCGGGCCAGCATCGCGTTGTAGGTTTCGGTGCGTACTTTTTGAGCCAAGACGCGGCCCATCGCCAAGTCGAAACCTGCCTGCCACCGTAAACTCGCTTCGTCTTTCCTTCCCCTCATGCCTGGTTCTAGAAGAGCCGCCATTTGAACCAAGGTCGGTTCCAAGCGGGCAGCGTCTTGTTGTGCCCGGGTCAAATCGCCGACCAATTGTGCGTCACTGAGTTTGACAAACCGCGTTTTTGGACGAGCCAAACCGGTCGCTGGACGCATTTGGGCAGCGTTAATCAATGCTTGGCGTAGCGGACTTTGCCTGACTTTGGAAACGTAGTCGCTTGGTGACAGGTAATCGGGGCGATAGGGGCTCATCGCGATGGGATCAAAAAAGTACTCGATATCCGAGGCATACGGATCAATCTCGCGACGATAAACCCGACGATCGGTTTTGCGATTTGGATGCACGGAAAAATAGATACCGCCCGTCTCGTAGCATAGCCGCGTCAGCGCATAGGGTCCGAACCCGCTGTCAATCGTTGGCTCTTCCTGGAAATCACCCGTAAATCCAACTTGAACACGCTCTGGGAAAAGCGTCTCCGGCCCTTGATCGACTTGAGCCCATTGAGCCGATTGGTCGTACTGCGGATCGGGATCGACGTACTTCACCAGCGTCGTTTCGCGTCCAAATGGCGCCGGCACACCGATCACGTACACTGGAATTCCGAATTTCCGACACTCGTCAATCGAGGTTTCGAGCAAATGGAAGTCATCGCCCCGTTCATCGCTTACGACAACGAACAAAACGTTTCTCTGAGGGCCTAAACTACCACGCGACCGGCGAAGCGACTTGTACTCGTCAACGGCCGAATGAATGGCCGCAAACACTCTCTCCGATCCTGTCTGATCAACAGGAAGTTCGTCGACGATTCTTTTGATCTCCCCTAAGTCGCTTGTCGGCTGCTCCGTGAACAGCGTCACTTCACTGCCGAAACCGACGACCGACGTCAGCAGGGGGGACTCATTTTGGTTCGCATTGAATCCCTTCGTTCCGCTTTGTTTCAAGATCCCCAGCTCTTCGTAGATACGATCAAAGCGTGCGCGGATCTCTTGTCTTTGACGCAGCAGCGATCCGCTTTGGTCGAACAGCCATACCACCAAGGTGGGGCGATCCTCCATGGCATGCATGATTTCGAAGGTTATTCGGTCCACGGCGCCCGTCGCTCCTTCGGCGCCTTGCCCGACGCTGCCCTTTTGCATTTTCAATTTGTCGAGCGGAGCGACAGCAGGCGAAAAAATCTTGTTCACCATGATTTGGCCTACCGGCGACGGCTCGATCTCGACCGGACTCGGAATCTCGGCCACTTCCGCAAACGACTCGGCGGACGCTTCAGCCATCTCCGTTTCGTCACTGGTGCTGGCACCTATTTCATCCTGCAGCAAGTCACTGTAGTTTATCTCCTCGATCAACTTGACCTCGTCGATCGGCTCTTCCCGTTTTGGAGAAACGAGAACGACGGCGTCTTGTTCGACCGACATTGCCAAAGGAACCAACGCCAGCGACAAAATGACGATCAAATGGATCAACATGCTGCCAATAAATGCGGTCGTTTCCGTTGAGGCGAAGAACGAATCGTCCTCGAACTCAACGTCCTCATTGCCCTGGTGGTTCATGGTTCCCAATTTTGTCATTCCTTCTGGTCAAGTTGCCACTCGCTCAAAAAGTCCCCGTGTCGTATTATACCAGAAAAACACTGCGTCTTTTTGCCGCACTCGATTCCCGATGGCATTAACAAGAGATTTCTGTACGGTGAAGAGATAAAAAAGCTCACCAGACCGACTAAGCATAAGGAAAATGTAAAATTGTCAGGACGTTTGATCGCCATTGGAGACATTCATGGATGCCGAGTCGCACTGGAAAAATTGATTGAAATGATTGCCCCAACGGCAGAAGATATTTTGGTCACATTGGGCGATTACGTCGACCGAGGCCCCGATTCACGTGGCGTCGTCGACGTATTGATCGAACTTCGCAAACAGACCCAGTTCGTTGGCTTGCTCGGCAATCACGAAGAAATGATGCTAGAGGTCGTGCGTGATCGCATGCCGCCCCATAGCTGGCTCAAATATGGCGGCGTCGAAACGCTCGAAAGCTATGGCTTTGACGGTAACCTGAACTTTTTGCCCGCATCACATAGCGAATTTTACGACTCGCTTGGCGACTATTTCGAATACGAAGATTATTTTTTTACGCACGCCGCCTACGACCCCGATATCCCACTCACGCATCAACCGCCACAACTACTAAGATGGCATTCACTAAACGATGGTGTCCCAGCACCCCATATGAGTGGGAAAACCGCTGTTGTCGGCCATACCGCGATGCATGACGGAGAAATCTTGAATCTCAATCATCTGTTGTGTATCGATACCTACTGCTACGGAGGCAAATGGTTGTCGGCGATCGATATGTACAGCCGCCGAGTTTGGCAAGTCACCGCAGAAGGACAGGTCCGATAGAGGATTTTTCTCGATACCTGACATTGCGAGGCCTCCAGAATTTGCTAAAATCCGCCCCAGTGCTGACAGGATGGTTCGCAACCATCCTCACAGCCAATTTGTCGGGTACCACCGACGCACCGCCCCTATAGCTCAGTTGGTAGAGCAACGGACTCTTAATCCGTGTGTCCAAGGTTCGAGCCCTTGTGGGGGTACTGCTCTTTTGCCTGTTTCCGACGATTCGACGGAAATGGGCTCTTTTTTGGCCGGGAGAATCGGGGCCGACATTTATCCGAAGTGCTTCGAAGCGTTCAATCGCGATCTTCTTGGTGACTTACACCGCCTAACCCCTTGGCCCATCTGCCCGGAAACTCTGATGCTCTCCCGTGGTGGAGAAAGCGTCTGTTAGGGTTGTGTCTCCGCGATCCGGGTAGGGAATGACAATCGTGGTGCGCAAGTACCGTTATTGGCTACAAATATTTTTCTTGCATTCTCGACCCGTAAGCCTTAGGATTACGCCCGCACTCTCCGGTGGGGGGGGTCTACTTTCGTTTATTTTAAACTTGCTAAACAAAACCAGAACACTTTTCTCGGAGAGATCCATGGGCATGCTGGACGATTTTTATGCGTTGTGTCGTCGTGGAGAAACGGTCGACAGTTACAAAAAAACGAAATGGACATTGGAACAATCACAAAAACTGCTGAAGAAGGCCAGGGACTATGGGTTGGCCATGAATCCTGAGGCTGAAAAGGTCTTTCGCGACCAAACGAAAGGTTTGGATGCGAAATTAACCAAGATCACCAATAGCATCTCGAAGGGGGAGAAAATTTATATGGCTTATCGAGATGCCGATAAAATCTACAGAGCATTGCGAGTGCTCAACGCAAAAGAAAATAACGTCATGCGATACGATCCCGAATCAGCAGTGACGGCCTTTGGCGTCCTCTTTCACGGACTGGGCGGTTTCGTCAAGCATTTCCCAGCTCCCGCAAACGCATACGGCACTGTTTTACAAGCGGTCGGAACAAAACTTGTCGGCGTCTACAAAATGATGGACCCGACCTTGCGTAAAGGATGGGGTGGTCCACAACTGAAACAATTGGAAGAGGAAGGGTTGAAAATCGGAGTATAAAAATGGAATCCGGTGGTATTGGGAACCTGGTCACAGCGGAAGTTTTCAAGACTATCCGCGTTCCACCTGGTTTCCAAAACGGATCCTCTCGCCCGTTGTTCGACGATATCTAAGCTATCGGCAAACCGCTTGGTCACCGACTCGGACTCGGCGGATCGCTTCGGCGTCGATTACTTTTGCCGTCGCCGCTTTTTGACCAACGTGCTCGAGGACCAAATCCGCAATTTTCTCGACGCCCGTGCTTGAGCGGCGGAAGATGCAAACGCGAGTTCCTTCCGAGACGCTCGAGAAATCCTCGCTCTTTAGCATCAACTTCCCTGAGGCCGGATGAACGAACGCGACTTCCGAGATCACGAGATTGGCGGGCGTTTCGGTTGGTTGCACTCGGCTTTCGCTTGGCTCCGCAACCACAACCGGAACCGACTCCACTTCGGCTACTTCCGTCTTTTCAGAAATCGATTCAAATTGGTAGCTCGATGGTTGAATTTCCTGTGCCAACAAGATCGGCTCGGCATCGACTTCAATCAAACCGGAGAGGGAGTCCGAGGTGGAGCCAGCGTTCAAATGAAGCTCTCGTTGGCGAGGATTTTCAGATCGGTTTTGGTGTTGATACAAACTTTGGGTGCCACCGAATGAATCCTTGAAGGGATTTGGCAACTCCTCTCGGCTGGCTTCATGCGCTTCACCCATGATGTGTCTTTCGTCTTCATCATCGCTCCGCCCATCCGATTCGCCTTGGATTGCCTCATCATCCTCGGATTCACCTTGCACAGGATCATCCACTTCTACCTCAGGCTGAACGTTTTCAGGTGCTGGCGCGGGAACGAGAGCAGGCATCTCCTCTTCAATGGGTCCGGTCGGTGGCCCACCAGGGCAGCACTTACAGAGCACACGCTTGGCAGCACGGCGAATCTTCTCTACCGGTTCAACGCAGCATCCATCGTTGTCACGCTCGTAAGCCATCTCGCTCAAACGTTTCGTAATCTTTTCGTTGCAGCATGAATTGCATCCGCACTTGCCGCAACAGCCTTCGTTCACGGCGTCTTCAATCGCTTCGATTGTGGCGAGCCGAACGTCAGGCGTACAATCATCGGTAGCGGCCAGAAGGGCGTCGGTGATCTGTCCATCTTTGTCATAGCAACCGCAGCCGATCGTAGCCAAGTATTTGATTGCCTTGATCTTTTGAGCCTTCATATCCTCGGCTTGTTTGATCTCCGCAGCCGTTTTGATCGCCGGATTTGGCGACTCTAAGTTGGCGGGGTCCGCAATCGATTTGAGCGGCGGTTTCCGTTCGAGCCCCGGATGGTTACCCCGTCGATTGATGATGCGATCACGGAAGTTTTGAAACCCTTCGGGAATACCGAGAAATCGCCACAGCGTTGTTTCGGGCGCTGCCACGGCTGCCACGGCAGAGGGTGCGGATGCAGGAACCGCCGCTGGCTGCTGGCTCTTCGCTTCGTTTGCATGCATGGTTACAAGCAATGTGATTGAAGCGACAGCTAGAAGTTTTGATCGAAACATATCAAACCAGTCCATTACAATAGCATCGGTGTAAAATGGCGACCCTTGGGGGGTGGCGGTTGTCCTAATGGTACTGGATCGACGGGTTTTAGCGAAAACTCCGATCATTTAGTTGCAACCCCTACATTTTAACATCGGGGGGGTGCAACCCAAAAGAGAACATCTTGGCGACTTTCGCTACCGTTTTCGCTGGTTTATGCTGTGGTGCGAGCATCCCCCTACCTCGTCCCGAAAGTACAAAATCGCGTGAGTGGATTACAAATTGGACTTCTTATTGCCGTTGCACTTTTCATCTTGATCGTGCTCACCGCGATATTCTCGCCACGGCGTTTTATTCGCGGCGTTTTTCAACTGATTCTGCACCCGCTTTATCGAAAACGCATCGTTGGACTCGAAAATCTGCCTGCCGAGGGTGGTTATGTAGTCGCCAGCAACCATGTCTCGTGGATTGATGGCATTTTGATCTTATGGATGCTGCCCAAAAACGTCCGTTTTGTTGTCGAAGGCGAAAACTTTGAGAATCCGATTACCAAGTATCTCGGTGCTGGATTTGATACCATTATGATGAAGGTCACCAATCCGAAATCGATCGGACGAGCCTTCAAAACCGCGCGAGAAGGCCTACTCAAGGGTGATACGATTGGAATTTTCCCGGAGGGCACGATTTCACGCAATGGACAATTGCAGGCCTTTCGAGGGGGTGTCCAGAAAATCCTCAAGGGCACCGATGCACCGATTGTCCCCGTTTGGCTCGATGGCATGTGGGGCAGCCTTTTCAGCTATTCCGGGGGTAAGCTCTTTTGGAAATGGCCCACCCAAATTCGCCGGAGCTTGACACTTTACATCGGGAAACCGCTTCCCAACGACACTTCTTTAGAACTCGTGCGCTCACAGGTCCAGCAACTCGGAGCCAAGGCGACCTTCGATCATCGGCACGAGTTCCCCATTTTGGCTCGGCGTATCATCCGCGTTTGGCGAAAAACGGGCAGCCGGCTGCAATGTGCCGATTCCCTCGGCACCGAAGTGAACGCTCGCGACATGCTTGTGCGCGTCTTCGTGCTCAGACGATTGCTGCGCCGCGAAGTCTTTTCGGCTGGTGAGACGCACGTCGGCATCCTCTTGCCACCGAGCGTCGCAGGCGTTGCAGTAAACGTTGCGATCGCACTCGATCGGCGTATCTCGGCAAACCTGAATTATACCGTCAGTAGTAAAGTGATGAATCACTGTATTGCCGAGACCGGTATCCAACATGTCTTGTCGAGCAAGAAATTCCTCAGCAAACTCGACTTGCAACTCGATGCCAATGTGATCGCATTGGACGATCTTCGCGAGAAGATTACGACGATGGATAAACTGGTCGGTTTCGTCCAAGGTCGATTGCTGCCCGCATCTCTACTCGACCGACTATTAGGTCTGCACCGCATCGACAAAGACGATTTGTTGACAATCATTTTCACCAGCGGTTCGACGGGTATGCCCAAAGGCGTCATGCTAAGTCAAGCCAACATCAGCCATAATGTCGATGCGATTGAACGAACCATCCGACTCGACCGGCAAGATGTGGTGCTGGGGATATTGCCCTTCTTTCATTCGTTCGGATATAGCGTGACGTTGTGGGCTGCCAATGTGCTCGGACCTGCCTGCGTTTATCACTTCAACCCTCTCGATGCTCGCCAAGTTGGAAAGTTAGCTCAGCGTTATCGGGCAACCGTACTACTCGGTACGCCGACCTTCCTAAGAAGTTATCTGCGAAGGATCCAACCGGAACAGTTCGCGACGTTAGACGTGGTCGTCGCAGGAGCCGAAAAGATGCCGCTCGATCTGTTCGATCTGTTCGAACAACGCTTTGGAGTTCGGCCCGTGGAAGGTTACGGAACGACCGAACTCAGTCCTCTCGTCTCGGTCAATATCCCTCCCTCACGCTCCTCGGCTAAGTACCAAGCCGATCGCTGTGAAGGCAGCGTTGGGCGGCCTTTCCCAGGCGTTTGCGCAAAGGTCATCCCGCTCGAAGGCGACGGCGAATTGAACGCTGACGAGGATGGTATGCTTCTAATTGGTGGCGCGAACGTTATGCAAGGTTACGCCAACCAAGCGGAACTAACGAGCAAGGCCATTCAAGACGGATGGTACAACACAGGCGACATCGCCCATGTCGATAAAGAAGGATTCCTTCACATCACTGGGCGGATTAGCCGTTTTTCAAAAATCGGTGGCGAAATGGTGCCGCACGGACGGATCGAAGAAGAATTGGCAAAACTGTTCAGCCACTCGGGTGAGGATTCCAGCGAGGAGAAAGAGGAAACCGATTGCCTACGAATCTGCGTGACCGCAATCCCCGATGAGAAGAAGGGAGAACGGTTGGTGGTTTTGTATAAGTCTCCGTCGGTCGAATACGACCAAGTCCGGACAGCACTCTGTGAAGCCGGACTGCCCAACCTGTTCATTCCCTCCGCCGATAGCTTTATCGAAGTCGACCAAATCCCATTACTGGGAACAGGCAAACTGGACATCAAAGGGGCCAAAACCGTAGCGATGCAGCGATTCGGCAAAGCCTAGAGGAGCCGTTTGTAGGTTGAAGAAACAGACTCTTCAGAAGAATTTGTGGGTAAAAAGTAAGTTGCGGACGTTTTTTTGAGGCATGGCTGTGAAGGTAGGCCACTTTCCCCAAAACAACAAAGCGGTACGGAGGATCACACGGGCTTTCTCCTCGAACGGTTGCCATTGAAACATTCTTTTCAAGCTTTAGGTCAACCGGTCTGGGTTCGGCCTTCTCGTGGTCGCACTGAGAACGCCGTCGGGTTCCCATCATCGGCAAAACGCTTGGGAAGACATGCTAAGAAGGCCAGTACGAACATGACGGCAGGCGAGAACGCCAGCCATGAGCGATTGTGATCGACGATCCAGTGCGAGCCTTCAATGGCAAATGAAAGGAGCCCAATGAGAGAGAGAACGACGCCCAAAAGGCCCACGACCGGGTGCCTACTCTTCAATGCGACCAAGAACCCAACAACACCTAGGGTGTATGCAAGAAGGTAGGTCACGATCTCAGCAGCACTGTAGTCTGATACATACTTGACGCCCCAACCGTTACTTGAGGCGTATTTGACGTAGCACCAATGCAGTGACGCGTTGCCAAGAAATGCAGTGACAATCGTAAAACCTGTCGAAGCAAGTAGCAGCAGGGTCGCGTGCAACGCAAGCAGAATACGCATGTCAAAATCCTCAATCGAACGAAAAAATATCAGGGGCGAGACCGGAACAGCATCCATTTGTTCGCCGGAACGACTCCGATCTTGGATTCAAGATCAGTCGATTCAAGATTTTGGACCGTTTCGTAGCGACGAACTGCCTATTTTAGCGTAATTTCTCGGCACCAGCCCTGCTAACGATTACCCCACTCACGATCGAAGAACTGACAAAGTTCTTCCTAATCGCTCTGAGCGTTGAGTACGAGGCGTCCCCGAAATCCAATCGGGTTGAAAGATTCGATTTCGATATTATCGATCGGTTTATTGAAGTCGCGCTGCTCGAGCCCGAAAGTCTTGGCGACATTCGCGACGTGGATTGAGGAGAAGGAATCGACAGAATTACTGGCGGCATAATGTCGCGGATTTGGAAGAAATAGGTAGTACGAAACGACGCATCCCCTCAGCGATTGTAGTCGTCAAAACGTCGGAATTGTTCGGGTCTGACTTTCGTTTCGTCCGCTATCTACGTGCTTTTCCGATAGGTTCTCCATACCGACATGCTTGATATTGTCGTCGGCGGTCGCTCTCCACGTTTGAGCATTCCTACCTCTAGTTGGCGGTTCCCGTTTTTCAATCGATCCTTCGCGACACTTTTGTCCAATTGATTGAGATGGAAAGATACGCCACGATACGTGCTGGTAGAGAGGATCGTGTTCGAAACGTGCTGTCCCGCATCCGTTGGAAGCATCCGAGGCGATTCGAACGCGATACGGATAGACCTGAGGTGATCATGCTAATTATCAATGCGATTGCGACGATAGGCGGGCTGACGTTTGTCTTAGCCTCGTTACTCGTCGTGGCGAATCGCTATTTGCACGTGACCGAAGACGTTCGCATCGAACAGGTCGAGGACATGTTGCCGCACACAAATTGTGGTGCCTGTGGGTACCCCGGATGCCGTGCGTTCGCTGAAGCTTTGGTCCGTGGTGAAGCTCCGCCGGCAAAGTGTTCGGTCAGCGGCCCCGCGGACCATGCTCGCATTGCAGCGTTCTTGGGTGTCGATGTTGGCTCGCAAGAGAAGCGGGTCGCTCGTTTGGCTTGCGCGGGCGGCAACAACGTCGCTCGCAATCGCGCGATCTACCAAGGGCAAGCATCGTGTGCTGCCGCCGCATTGGTCGCGGGTGGTGGGAAAGCTTGTTTCTGGGGCTGCCTCGGCATCGGTGACTGCGAGGTCGCGTGCGACTTCGATGCGATCACAATGAACCCCAATGAATTGCCTGTCGTCAATGAAGACCTCTGTACCGCTTGCGGCGATTGCGTCGAGGCATGCCCCAAGGATCTGTTTTCGATCCACCCGGTCAGCCATCGACTGTGGGTTGCTTGCTCTTCCTTGGAGGCAGGCGACGGAGTGCTTGAGGAATGTGAAGTCGCATGTACCGCTTGCACTCGATGTGCCATGGATGCTCCCGAACAAATCACGATGATCAACAACTTACCGGTTGTCGATTACCGCAAAGGGCCGCAAAATCGCGAGCCGACGCAGCGTTGTCCGACCGGAGCCATTGTTTGGCTCGACGAAAAGCTTGGC harbors:
- a CDS encoding RnfABCDGE type electron transport complex subunit B, coding for MLIINAIATIGGLTFVLASLLVVANRYLHVTEDVRIEQVEDMLPHTNCGACGYPGCRAFAEALVRGEAPPAKCSVSGPADHARIAAFLGVDVGSQEKRVARLACAGGNNVARNRAIYQGQASCAAAALVAGGGKACFWGCLGIGDCEVACDFDAITMNPNELPVVNEDLCTACGDCVEACPKDLFSIHPVSHRLWVACSSLEAGDGVLEECEVACTACTRCAMDAPEQITMINNLPVVDYRKGPQNREPTQRCPTGAIVWLDEKLGVVKGEAARKVIRKGEIHNTTT
- a CDS encoding vWA domain-containing protein, with protein sequence MNHQGNEDVEFEDDSFFASTETTAFIGSMLIHLIVILSLALVPLAMSVEQDAVVLVSPKREEPIDEVKLIEEINYSDLLQDEIGASTSDETEMAEASAESFAEVAEIPSPVEIEPSPVGQIMVNKIFSPAVAPLDKLKMQKGSVGQGAEGATGAVDRITFEIMHAMEDRPTLVVWLFDQSGSLLRQRQEIRARFDRIYEELGILKQSGTKGFNANQNESPLLTSVVGFGSEVTLFTEQPTSDLGEIKRIVDELPVDQTGSERVFAAIHSAVDEYKSLRRSRGSLGPQRNVLFVVVSDERGDDFHLLETSIDECRKFGIPVYVIGVPAPFGRETTLVKYVDPDPQYDQSAQWAQVDQGPETLFPERVQVGFTGDFQEEPTIDSGFGPYALTRLCYETGGIYFSVHPNRKTDRRVYRREIDPYASDIEYFFDPIAMSPYRPDYLSPSDYVSKVRQSPLRQALINAAQMRPATGLARPKTRFVKLSDAQLVGDLTRAQQDAARLEPTLVQMAALLEPGMRGRKDEASLRWQAGFDLAMGRVLAQKVRTETYNAMLARAKQGMPFEDPKNNTWVLVASDEVSVGSKWQREAQTARELLQGVTEKHVGTPWALLAGEELKVPIGWKWKEEFTELDPPRQNMGGNNNNNVPRDDQLRMLDRKEKRPVPKL
- a CDS encoding AMP-binding protein produces the protein MSGLQIGLLIAVALFILIVLTAIFSPRRFIRGVFQLILHPLYRKRIVGLENLPAEGGYVVASNHVSWIDGILILWMLPKNVRFVVEGENFENPITKYLGAGFDTIMMKVTNPKSIGRAFKTAREGLLKGDTIGIFPEGTISRNGQLQAFRGGVQKILKGTDAPIVPVWLDGMWGSLFSYSGGKLFWKWPTQIRRSLTLYIGKPLPNDTSLELVRSQVQQLGAKATFDHRHEFPILARRIIRVWRKTGSRLQCADSLGTEVNARDMLVRVFVLRRLLRREVFSAGETHVGILLPPSVAGVAVNVAIALDRRISANLNYTVSSKVMNHCIAETGIQHVLSSKKFLSKLDLQLDANVIALDDLREKITTMDKLVGFVQGRLLPASLLDRLLGLHRIDKDDLLTIIFTSGSTGMPKGVMLSQANISHNVDAIERTIRLDRQDVVLGILPFFHSFGYSVTLWAANVLGPACVYHFNPLDARQVGKLAQRYRATVLLGTPTFLRSYLRRIQPEQFATLDVVVAGAEKMPLDLFDLFEQRFGVRPVEGYGTTELSPLVSVNIPPSRSSAKYQADRCEGSVGRPFPGVCAKVIPLEGDGELNADEDGMLLIGGANVMQGYANQAELTSKAIQDGWYNTGDIAHVDKEGFLHITGRISRFSKIGGEMVPHGRIEEELAKLFSHSGEDSSEEKEETDCLRICVTAIPDEKKGERLVVLYKSPSVEYDQVRTALCEAGLPNLFIPSADSFIEVDQIPLLGTGKLDIKGAKTVAMQRFGKA
- a CDS encoding metallophosphoesterase family protein; amino-acid sequence: MSGRLIAIGDIHGCRVALEKLIEMIAPTAEDILVTLGDYVDRGPDSRGVVDVLIELRKQTQFVGLLGNHEEMMLEVVRDRMPPHSWLKYGGVETLESYGFDGNLNFLPASHSEFYDSLGDYFEYEDYFFTHAAYDPDIPLTHQPPQLLRWHSLNDGVPAPHMSGKTAVVGHTAMHDGEILNLNHLLCIDTYCYGGKWLSAIDMYSRRVWQVTAEGQVR